The segment ATGCTTTCTTGTCCAAGTTGCGAGTCAAAACACACGGTCAAAAATGGCAGAATCCATAACGGCAAACAGAACTATCGCTGTCGGGACTGTGGACGACAGTTCGTGCAAGACCCGCAGAAC is part of the Leptolyngbya boryana PCC 6306 genome and harbors:
- a CDS encoding IS1 family transposase; the encoded protein is MLSCPSCESKHTVKNGRIHNGKQNYRCRDCGRQFVQDPQN